ggaccgatacctgcacaaactgtcagaccaccacccgagccagaaaagaggcatgattagtacgctcgtaacgagcgcaggacgaatatgtgagccgtaacacctcaaacgagaaatgcaacacctggaaactgtcctgaggagcaatgggtactccacaaattatattagaagtgtaacagagccaaacactcggcgaagtaaggaaccagaaaaagaaaggtCGGGTAAGGCCTTTCTGCCAtaaattcccagagtgacggacagaatcggccgtatattgcgcaaacatggcgtaaagacgattttcaaaccgacaaggaagatcaaagagtgtcttagatcggcgaaggagaaaagagacccacttgcaatgtcgggaatataccgtataccatgcacatgcggaaaagtttatgtcggaatgactggacgatccatcaacaccaggatcaaagaccataagcgacattgcaggttggggcagttggagaaatcggccgtggcagagcacgcactgaatgagaccgaccacgtaataaaattcgccgacacggaagttctggctgtagagaagcattatcacacgcgcttgttcagagaagctgtagaaatacaaaaacacgggaacagtttgaacaagaaagaggaaagccttaaggtcaacggatcctggcttcccgtactgcagcgaacgaccgtcgcaggtagcaagaggagaaccgcaccggaaatgaccgcggagaagccctcggacgttggcgcgccaggtacatatagtctgcggccgcgagctcggccccagttcaccaccggcaatggagggtgaagctttgacaatgccagccactcgtgctgacgaaacgtcagaaaaatcattagatgaacgtcggccgaagaacccgagacagaagccaataggcagtttgtgaatAAGGCTTTGCACAAATTCGAGTCTGTCACACCAAAAACCAAAATATGTTGTCTGAGATTTTTCGTTAGCTCCCCAATTCACAGAAGAATGATCAGATATAGGAAAAGTGGGGTGGATAGACCGGTGGAATGGTACCCTGTCCGTTAATGGAAGCCGACAAAGCGGTCACTGCCGACGTGAGTTGTTCAGTCATAGCCGGTAGCACGGCGTCTATAATGACTAAACCATGTGAAACAGCACTTGAAGACTGCGGTAGCACGGCGTCTATAATGACTAAACCTTGTGAAACAGCACTTGAAGACTGCGGTAGCACGGCGTCTATAATGACTAAACCTTGTGAAACAGCACTTGAAGACTGCGGTAGCACGGCGTCTATAATGACTAAACCTTGTGAAACAGCACTTGAAGACTGCGGTAGCACGGCGTCTATAATGACTAAACCTTGTGAAACAGCACTTGAAGACTGCGGTAGCACGGCGTCTATAATGACTAAACCTTGTGAAACAGCACTTGAAGACTGCGGTAGCACGGCGTCTATAATGACTAAACCTTGTGAAACAGCACTTGAAGACTGCGGTAGCACGGCGTCTATAATGACTAAACCTTGTGAAACAGCACTTGAAGACTGCGGTAGCACGGCGTCTATAATGACTAAACCTTGTGAAACAGCACTTGAAGACTGCGGTAGCACGGCGTCTATAATGACTAAACCTTGTGAAACAGCACTTGAAGACTGCGGTAGCACGGCGTCTATAATGACTAAACCTTGTGAAACAGCACTTGAAGACTGCGGTAGCACGGCGTCTATAATGACTAAACCTTGTGAAACAGCACTTGAAGACTGCGGTAGCACGGCGTCTATAATGACTAAACCTTGTGAAACAGCACTTGAAGACTGCGGTAGCACGGCGTCTATAATGACTAAACCTTGTGAAACAGCACTTGAAGACTGCGGTAGCACGGCGTCTATAATGACTAAACCTTGTGAAACAGCACTTGAAGACTGCGGTAGCACGGCGTCTATAATGACTAAACCTTGTGAAACAGCACTTGAAGACTGCGGTAGCACGGCGTCTATAATGACTAAACCTTGTGAAACAGCACTTGAAGACTGCGGTAGCACGGCGTCTATAATGACTAAACCTTGTGAAACAGCACTTGAAGACTGCGGTAGCACGGCGTCTATAATGACTAAACCTTGTGAAACAGCACTTGAAGACTGCGGTAGCACGGCGTCTATAATGACTAAACCTTGTGAAACAGCACTTGAAGACTGCGGTAGCACGGCGTCTATAATGACTAAACCTTGTGAAACAGCACTTGAAGACTGCGGTAGCACGGCGTCTATAATGACTAAACCTTGTGAAACAGCACTTGAAGACTGCGGTAGCACGGCGTCTATAATGACTAAACCTTGTGAAACAGCACTTGAAGACTGCGGTAGCACGGCGTCTATAATGACTAAACCTTGTGAAACAGCACTTGAAGACTGCGGTAGCACGGCGTCTATAATGACTAAACCTTGTGAAACAGCACTTGAAGACTGCGGTAGCACGGCGTCTATAATGACTAAACCTTGTGAAACAGCACTTGAAGACTGCGGTAGCACGGCGTCTATAATGACTAAACCTTGTGAAACAGCACTTGAAGACTACGGTAGCACGGCGTCTATAATGACTAAACCTTGTGAAACAGCACTTGAAGACTGCGGTAGCACGGCGTCTATAATGACTAAACCTTGTGAAACAGCACTTGAAGACTGCACACGCGGGAaccgttcgaaactagtcgccaatcgTGTAGTAAGCAAGTAATAAACAAGACCGATCCAAACAACACAAaggaaacctggtagtcaaggaaggcaggattcgggtacgattgtggacgaggccgtaatcagttactattggttggctttttttcatcacacacaatttatttaaaatgaacgacaaataaaaataatagcaaTAATTTAAGGATTGTTTCACCGTTGAAAGCCTTAATGggtataaattaagaattgtttaaacttgttgtaacttacaattacagttattaaaatataaaacacagATCACCAAAGATCTTAAGGCTCACTGCTAAAATGCAATTACCAAATTAGGATTTTAAAACAAGTAACAATGCTCACGGctaaaggccttaatggcaataaattaagaactgtttcacggctgaaggccttaaataCCAAGAAtggtaattattaaaaaaatttaacaaacatactgtcaaacagcaattcaatagcaaaagttaaattaaaaaacaggcaactgatcaccaaataggtgagacaaaatgataatAAACTTTGTAGCACAACCGTTTAACTATCTGTAACACCAAGagtggcaattatattaaaaacaaatttagaacatacaataaaacagcaaaaataataataaggtTAATTCAAAAGAACAAGCAACTgatggtaatacaataataaaataataacacaataataaaacacaagggccagtcacagacggtgctccaggaatcgaccgctGAGTAGATCTGGCCAATAACACTTTCGCGAGCAATgtgaaaggcagccaagagttgcattcacatcTAAAGATGGTAACACAGACTAGTGGCAGTGTAACGAATGACTAATAATAATCagctgaagctacctaacgtcgGATAagcaatgcaacgatggaacaacacgccaaggccggaaccggcggtcagcactacgtcctcagaatgctgtgtttacagcgtccgaaaggagaaaggaaccactactaacAGAGCAGAAGAAACACCAACTGACCTACAAttcaaggaaactgtcaaaattACACGCCTTACCAGTCAGCAGCCGCAAGGCGAGGAAacatacactgccgttacatacactaacctccagggcaggtaactggggcgttagctgccaccaggcaggaaaaatacctctggttgaacttaacaaacagtAACACAACGCAGCAACTAGTAACAAGAAACCGAGGAAAGCTAATTaggtccgccttccccaagcactccactcgctgctcttcgtctcggttAGACTGCGAGCGGAAACACGAAGTCACTGAAGAATCGCGAAACATCCCAATGGTGCAGGTTTCACTACTCGGACAAAATCCACTCAAGgcttgttggatccggttgacgactaggtcgtgtaccctcgcAACCACAGTCACTCCATCCAGCAGTGCATGCGTgtcgccagcagtcccggcgtgtttcCCACACTGCACGCGTGGTTCCTTTGGAGAccccaaccgaactgctcactcacacgacccggatgAACAACCACATCACCCCAACGATAGGGCCACAGTTAACACATAttgataacgccgctgctgccactagcggacaggcaacgcttgcgaaaccaagtggcgccagtcaacacaagaacaagacaaacaaccgcaaccatgtcaactacaCGATACAGTCTGGCccccaacagaggacggaaacctacaacagcacaaacgcgagccgcagcacgtctCAACAACATGGCTTTActcataaacctctgaacaataacggaaataagCCTCTCTTGACACCACACGTAACAGGACAAAAGGATCATGCAGAAGATGCAACATAAGCGATGcacagaacaactgatgtggaCGCCACAAAATAAAAGAACGTAATGAAAGTCGAGTCAGCGAAGCTCCGCATATgcagggcgattataattaaattttaactttcaaaccgctgtagaaatatcaccactggtcagaatgacgtcaaattccaaCAGAAgtaatcggagaagggggaaaacgtatgactgaagaaaaataaatacttacaaaatgtagcaatagatggttcaaaatggctctgagcactatgggactcaacatcttaggtcataagtcccctagaacttagaactacttaaacctaactaacctaaggacatcacacacacccatgcccgaggcaggattcgaacctgcgaccgtagcagtcccgcggttccggactgcagcgccagaaccgctagaccactgtaagtatcacaatttaatagtggtcgactacaaacgaCAAATGAATGATACAACAATGACTGAGGTGTACGTGTAACATTAAAAAACAAACTGAACTACACAGTGAACAGGGGTGTACAGGTATGATACTgtcagttacgtaagcccatccaacaCGGCAACGgcgtatcatgttgttgttgttgttgtggtcttcagtcctgagactggtttggtgcagctctcaatactactctatcctgtgcaagcttcttcatctcccagtacctactgcagcctacatcctcctgaatctgcttagtgcattcatctcttggtctccctctacgatttgtaccctccacgctgccctccaatactaaattggtgatccctcgatgtctcagaacatgtcctaccaaccgatccctacttctagtcaagttgtgccacaacctcctcttctccccaattctgttcaatacctcctcattatttatgtgatctacccatccaattttcagcattattctgtagcaccacatttcgaaagcttctattctcttcttctctaaactatttatcgtccacgtttcacttccatacatcgctacactccatacaaatactttcagaaacgacgtcctgacatttaaatctatactcgacgttaacaaatttctcttcttcagaaacgctttccttgccattgccagtctacattttgtatcctctctacttcgaccatcatcagttattttgctccccaaatagcaaaactcctttactactttaagtgtctcctgtTCGAATTTCCgagtcattttctccagacccacggcagtcatcggaccaacgccgttTTTCAAACCCTAAGTGTCAGGAACTTCTGcacagcgacgtgtgcacagtcaccaCTCTTGTACTACAGctgtacaagcagagcgcgatcctgcattgagacagtcatggcgaacgtcgcagacgcgaaaagaGGAAAAGACGTGTATCCGGCGTGTTCATACCAACTTCAACGGGTCGTGcgcgtgacaggtgttttcatttacgtcttctgacacatacagcgccatctactcatcaattttcacacaattttttttcttctgccatacgttttccctcttctccggtaatattccgttgcaatatgacgtcattctgactagtggtgttatttctacaccaTTTTGAAATAGGCGCAGTCGCCGTTGGACGGCGCGGCCTCTAGTGTCCGGCCCACGCTCATACAGTTAGCGGTTGGTTTAAGGGTAGTTGGAACGAACtaccccgacaatgttaaatttagtgacttggcttccctgtatttcaggaaccactgtagccactgatatgaaacttttacaggacattaatctATATGTTCTCAGTctgctgaactacaataattgcatttcagccactgcattcagaaatacagtttttaattacacggttaaaattttgtgtgctGTTTTTGTACGTTATATTGGAAAATTTTaactatacataacattatgtttttctttttcaagggtaatcccaaaagtaaggtctcctattttttttataagtacatagatctgtttatttctacaatggtttacatcagtttacagctttaacatttagctatttttcgatgtaatcaccatttctgtcgatgcatttctgtagacgctgtggcagtttttgtatgcccatgtcataccagctcaccgccatgctgttcagaaagttatgaacctcttcttttacctcatcgtcggagctgaatcactttccggccaaatgttcttttaacctattgaacaggtgacagtcactgggtgACAAgtgaggactatagggtgggtgggtgattatgttccactgaaactgttgcaggagagcaacggtttgctgagcgatgtgtgggcgagcgttgtcatggagaatgtgtacgcccttgctcaacattcctcttctccggttctgcattgcccgtttgagttttatcagagtctcacagtacctgtcagcgttaattgtggtcccagtgggcataaagccgAGCAACAATACCCCTtttcgatcccaaaaaacggttgtcatgactttaccggcagtctTTGAATTTCCACGGCTTCggtgaagaaggatgccgccactggcgtgattgttgcttagtctcaggtgtaaagtggtgtgcccagatttcgtcacccgtgacaattgagtccagaaaattGTCCTGTTCggttgcaaggcggtgaagaaatgcgcggtaagcatcaactcgttgccgcatatgGTCCTCACTCAGCatacgtggcacccatcttgcgcacaccttgcggtagttcaatgtttccgttaaaattctgtgagcagtgcttcgggaaacctcaggaaccaacgtgcagagatcatctaggctgatccgccgatcttcacgcgtgctttgctcaaccttcaacactgtctgctcagaaattgacagtctctctttcctttgttcgtcgtgaatttcggtccgaccagctgcaaaactctctacaccacttacgaacatttttggtaGCTATGCACGActgaccatacacttccgtcaattggcgatggattacaatgggcgcagtgccctttgcgttcaaaaaccgaataattgcgcgcaattcgcacttggcggtaacatccaagccgcgcgggattagccgagcgatctagggcgctgcagtcatggactgtgcggctggtcgcggcggaggttcgagtcctcccccgggcgtgagtgtatgtgtttgtccttacgatttatgttaagtagtgtgtaagcttagggactgatgaccttagcagtaaagtcccataagatttaacacacatttgaacatttttaaacatttggtaacatccaacgggagctccattgtcaacggctgccaagccaagactgagagcTTCaccgcggcgtgcgcatgtttacatacAGCGCGTGAAACACTGTTCGTGACAGTGTTACCATCTgccataggagaccttacttttgggattaccgtcgtaGTTCAGTACagtcaggatatgtatgttattactccatgaaaatttgaatactctgctCGAAATGGTCTCTCAGATTTAGTGAACcatcaacagaaaatgtaaattttcatgaacggcttctaaagtttcaaaagactataacTCACTTAAtacatgcttaattttttatttttagtaacttATAAGCTccatgcaccatactgtatatcatcctcttgatctttttccaagttttttcctcttttcttctttctggactccttagtggctaaCTATGGGgcgtactctgctttatcaatgagtaccttgtccatccgttcaacttctctgatgcagtttgctcaagGATTAATtatcatatgctgtagcactttcacccaatgttgccatcattaaaagcaataacagcatcaccgacacaccactttagtgtcttcattccaacaaaaacattttttagtaagtgagtccatataaggttattgaacgactcattgggattttgattCTGACCATACAGACACTTCTGCAGTAATTAAGGTTTTCATCAGTAGTCTGCCCctatatctgagtggtcagcgagacggatTGCCTCcctccgggcccgggttcgattctcggctgggtcggggaatttctccgctcagggactgggtgttgtgctgtgttcagcatcatttcatccacatctggTGTGCAGGTCGGCCAATGTGGCGTCGGACGTAGTAAGACGaccaccaaggcggtcggacctgccccgcaaggggcctcccagccaatgacgccaaacactcatttctaCTTTTTCCAGGTATCTGTAGATAGGTTTTACAATATCCATGACGCTGCtctgatggaatgtttatggctgtatgaactgtttgaatactgggcattgcagtaattgcaccatgaatcatgtCCAGAAGGGCAAAGGTGCTGTACGTTATCCtggataattttaattatacataatatTATGTTCTCCTTACAGTTCAGTAGAGTCAGGATGTGTattttattactccctgaaaatttgaatactctactcggtGTGGTCTCTCAGATTTAGCAAACAATcaacagaaattgtaaattttcaggaacggcttctaaagttttaaAAGACTAGTCTATTTctagtctctcaaactttgtttcaactgcctcaacctggtgcccaaggctgagcggctactacactgtgtggggcggcggtttgttggggaaaaataataattgctgtacaaatgtttgaatgtaaaatccagttcctactatttagaatgttatttatgctgtctttcgccgttctcaacactggctctctaattcctttttagcaaccagaaagtgatttaacaaaacgtgaagcctgtaattagaattcctagtgcccacttcatctgagaatacaattatagctgcagcttatagttctgaggaattaggagattgtccgggatttataatcaaaaacgatattccaaaatagttgagtatattctgaaagtcactgataaaaaaacacaagtatccctacaacctaactaacagagcagttcagagtctaatgcgctgatgcaactataaatgtccgaattaaatgttaaaaagaatgctcgccataatttgatgagaatatttcatcaaacgccacgctaaataatggtagaatgtctatcccgcgacggcacgtgaaaatacgacaatacgcaaactgaagatcgataattaaagtcatcccagaattaacacttcacttgaaaatgatttcctggttacgcgcagctcgagtaacttaatacggcatccgaggctgtttgtagcagtgataccgacgcgacgcgacttccgacacagatggcgtgttattcagcgtctggagagaactggggccttgccttcttcgcgcagcgttcttatatataaagccgcggtgcggacggctaagggaacgcctgatcaaatcggctctcccgactagccgctgggctagtaacgcaccacttcaagttacataataaattatagcttcttttgctgatggccgatgaagctcttaatttaaatgtgcattcagcacgcaggtaagtattgataataaatttttgacgtggctaagttaaatattttgggcgagagaattaattaaattacactgcacgcagtagataagctctgaactggcccttttgagatccgctatcgctataattttataggtattcaaaagaaacttttcacatcttcatagtcatagcggacctccaacctatttaaatctaaacatcctagccttatttattagcctacttaatctatcttgcttccttcagttttgagacgaaaaccacaaaatcatgaatttccactaaaatcttaatttgtgaaatccaaagtactgcttttattaaatcattatgaaagatgaatctaaatataaattttgaagtctctagctcttttctgttgcgccaatgattttttcagaaaaacgtccaaatttcggaaatggcttaagttatcgaactgatattcaacacacattagttTAGTATTAcgtctgacatgctagaaaagttttaggttatttgcttgatttttaaagtatagcGCAACATTCATgccgtcagagctagttacagcggactggctggcacactgatgtgagtttattacggcgtgagtaggctgcttccctacaactgttacatgcttttgagtctccatcacctaagaacttagtgtaacacactcccctttcgttcacagatcgactaaaaatttcaatagctgcattggcctccataccaccactcgttccttcataatttctgccaCAGATATGTTCTTCTTCATTCTCTAATTTGCACTTATTACAatatttggttaaaatctggaagtctattacctttccagtatccacactggtcactgtaGCAACAAAAGTCTTAGAACAGTAGCCACACTTCTGCCAAGTGccttcaaaagctactggtatgtcagtcataccatcttTTATTTCAGCAGCTTTGTTTGCAGCAACCTTCATTGACTCCCGTGTaaaagattccacagcagctccaataaatcctgcatacttgtcgattttacaaggtgggcgttGCATATTCATCGCGGCACACATtggttctgctgcagtgtgtccttcgCCAGTGGCTCCCAATCCATAAGACCACCTaacatttatttcaaaaaaattatttttacacgtACCAGAATTCGAAACCGAATGAATATATTAATaattggcacaattaatgataagttttctggctagtccatttg
This portion of the Schistocerca nitens isolate TAMUIC-IGC-003100 chromosome 7, iqSchNite1.1, whole genome shotgun sequence genome encodes:
- the LOC126195458 gene encoding uncharacterized protein LOC126195458, coding for MTKPCETALEDCGSTASIMTKPCETALEDCGSTASIMTKPCETALEDCGSTASIMTKPCETALEDCGSTASIMTKPCETALEDCGSTASIMTKPCETALEDCGSTASIMTKPCETALEDCGSTASIMTKPCETALEDCGSTASIMTKPCETALEDCGSTASIMTKPCETALEDCGSTASIMTKPCETALEDCGSTASIMTKPCETALEDCGSTASIMTKPCETALEDCGSTASIMTKPCETALEDCGSTASIMTKPCETALEDCGSTASIMTKPCETALEDCGSTASIMTKPCETALEDCGSTASIMTKPCETALEDCGSTASIMTKPCETALEDCGSTASIMTKPCETALEDCGSTASIMTKPCETALEDCGSTASIMTKPCETALEDCGSTASIMTKPCETALEDCGSTASIMTKPCETALEDCGSTASIMTKPCETALEDCGSTASIMTKPCETALEDCGSTASIMTKPCETALEDYGSTASIMTKPCETALEDCGSTASIMTKPCETALEDCTRGNRSKLVANRVVSK